Proteins from a genomic interval of Bacteroidota bacterium:
- a CDS encoding DUF5686 family protein, which produces MRAPLCLLAAVLFLAPKALAQAPTTVAGRVTDATTGDPVPAATVQIEGTLRGTIANPDGRYALTLPAGTDTATLLVRTLGYVTARETIQATGGTLTLNVALAPDTQTLGEVVVSGEDPALALMRRVVAHKARWQDRLRTWQADAFSRQVIESDTAIAAITESATQAFWDRERGLREIVQAYRTTDNLTNAFSADVFTAADDLVNLYDDDVDFGGYDLVGPTSPEALRFYRFAITGERTQGGRRVYDVAFETGGRLQPGFEGTLAVLDLDPRPADLGGAAVLLAAEVSVNDAVRFPLVQAFDLTLAQQYVAATEAGFAEASQSDAVWLPADFRLVGKGRIGMTGLSFPDFGFRLTTRLSDYQLNVPVPDSLYADDATRVDSVAVASGAALEDEGQTVPLTAREATAYAEIDSTDTLENAFEPSGFWARFIEFNTGSDGGGSGGSGKRRLLSTDFEPVVWANRVEQAHLGGALTISSRVGPYVGGQVGYRTGLGDIGWSVRVGTLHRFGRTGLRVVAGYGDEVVRRYRSDAHARFVNSASVALGGDDYFDYYDRRRAYGQVSASIPAGPLGRLRPLVRFAAERHRSLLDTEDAALLGGGDRRANPAVAEGDVHAVQARLSVGSTETGFFAAGTGHTGAEVRVEIADADALGGDFSFVRTEAAVGVTVPTFLRRRLFPNALHLRVTAGTTSGDLLPQRTYAVEGSLLGLAPFGTLRARVGRPIEATRYVAGFWEHDFRSVPFELLGWEWAAVNNVGLLVHGAHATGDLNAFGPTTDWQHHEVGVGLSGGLALPLRLDVTFRLDEPGTTVTLGFARLF; this is translated from the coding sequence ATGCGCGCTCCGCTCTGCCTCCTGGCTGCCGTTCTATTCCTCGCTCCGAAGGCCCTCGCCCAAGCCCCGACCACGGTGGCCGGCCGCGTCACCGACGCCACCACCGGCGACCCCGTCCCCGCCGCCACCGTCCAGATCGAGGGGACGCTGCGCGGCACCATCGCCAACCCAGACGGCCGCTACGCGCTCACGCTGCCCGCAGGCACCGACACCGCGACGTTACTCGTCCGCACGCTCGGCTACGTCACTGCGCGCGAGACCATCCAGGCCACCGGCGGCACCCTCACGCTCAACGTGGCGCTCGCGCCCGACACGCAGACGCTCGGCGAGGTCGTGGTCTCCGGCGAGGATCCCGCGCTGGCGCTCATGCGGCGCGTCGTGGCGCACAAGGCGCGTTGGCAGGACCGCCTCCGCACATGGCAGGCCGACGCCTTCAGCCGCCAGGTCATCGAGTCCGACACGGCTATCGCCGCCATCACGGAGAGCGCCACGCAGGCCTTCTGGGACCGCGAGCGCGGCCTCCGCGAGATCGTCCAGGCCTACCGCACCACGGACAACCTCACCAACGCCTTTAGCGCCGACGTCTTCACCGCCGCCGACGACCTCGTCAACCTCTACGACGACGACGTGGACTTCGGCGGCTACGACCTCGTGGGGCCGACCTCGCCGGAGGCGCTGCGGTTCTACCGATTCGCCATCACGGGCGAGCGCACGCAGGGCGGGCGGCGCGTCTACGACGTGGCGTTCGAGACGGGCGGGCGCCTGCAACCTGGCTTCGAAGGCACCCTCGCTGTGCTCGACCTCGACCCGCGCCCGGCCGACCTGGGCGGGGCCGCGGTGCTCCTCGCCGCCGAGGTGAGCGTCAACGATGCCGTCCGCTTCCCACTCGTGCAGGCGTTCGACCTCACGCTGGCGCAGCAGTACGTCGCCGCCACCGAAGCAGGGTTCGCCGAGGCCTCCCAATCCGACGCCGTGTGGCTCCCGGCCGACTTCCGGCTCGTGGGCAAGGGCCGCATCGGCATGACCGGGCTGAGCTTCCCCGACTTCGGCTTCCGCCTCACGACGCGCCTCTCGGACTACCAACTCAACGTGCCCGTCCCGGACTCGCTCTACGCCGACGATGCGACCCGCGTGGACTCGGTCGCCGTCGCGTCCGGCGCGGCGCTGGAAGACGAAGGCCAGACCGTCCCGCTCACCGCCCGCGAGGCGACGGCCTACGCCGAAATCGACTCGACGGACACGCTGGAGAATGCGTTCGAGCCGAGCGGTTTCTGGGCGCGCTTCATCGAGTTCAATACGGGCAGCGATGGCGGCGGCAGCGGAGGGAGCGGGAAGCGCCGCCTGCTCTCCACCGATTTCGAACCCGTAGTCTGGGCCAACCGCGTCGAGCAGGCGCACCTCGGCGGGGCGCTCACGATCTCGTCGCGCGTCGGGCCCTACGTCGGCGGGCAGGTTGGATACCGGACCGGCCTCGGCGATATCGGCTGGAGCGTGCGCGTCGGGACGCTGCACCGGTTTGGGCGCACGGGCCTCCGCGTGGTCGCGGGTTATGGCGACGAGGTCGTCCGGCGCTATCGGTCCGACGCCCACGCGCGCTTCGTCAACTCCGCATCCGTCGCACTCGGGGGCGACGACTACTTCGACTACTACGACCGCCGCCGCGCCTACGGGCAGGTGTCGGCGAGTATCCCGGCCGGGCCGCTCGGGCGGCTGCGTCCGCTCGTCCGGTTCGCGGCGGAGCGCCACCGCTCGCTCCTGGATACGGAAGACGCCGCGCTCCTCGGCGGAGGCGACCGCCGGGCCAACCCCGCCGTCGCCGAGGGCGATGTGCATGCCGTGCAGGCGCGGCTCTCCGTGGGCAGCACCGAGACGGGCTTCTTCGCCGCAGGCACCGGCCACACCGGGGCCGAGGTGCGCGTCGAGATCGCCGATGCCGACGCGCTCGGGGGCGACTTCAGCTTTGTCCGCACCGAGGCCGCAGTAGGCGTGACCGTGCCGACGTTCCTGCGCCGCCGTCTCTTTCCCAACGCACTCCACCTGCGCGTGACGGCCGGTACCACGTCCGGCGACCTGCTGCCGCAGCGTACCTACGCGGTCGAGGGCAGTCTCCTCGGCCTCGCGCCGTTCGGAACGCTCCGGGCGCGCGTCGGGCGACCCATCGAGGCGACGCGCTACGTGGCAGGCTTCTGGGAGCACGACTTCCGCAGCGTGCCGTTCGAGCTGCTCGGCTGGGAGTGGGCGGCGGTCAACAACGTTGGGCTGCTCGTCCACGGTGCACACGCTACGGGCGACCTCAACGCGTTCGGCCCTACCACAGACTGGCAGCACCACGAGGTCGGCGTGGGGCTCTCCGGCGGCCTCGCGCTGCCGCTACGCCTCGACGTGACGTTCCGCCTCGACGAGCCGGGTACCACCGTCACGCTCGGCTTCGCGCGGCTATTCTGA